One region of Mycolicibacterium lutetiense genomic DNA includes:
- a CDS encoding ABC transporter permease, with amino-acid sequence MRYLLNHLDDLWVLTVVHLRLSLVPIVLGLLIAVPLGAAVQRTTALRRLTTLTASIIFTIPSLALFVVLPLIIPTRILDETNVIVALTLYTTALLVRAVPEALDAVPEQVRDAATAIGYRPLVRMLKVELPLAIPVLVAGLRVVAVTNISMVSVGSVIGIGGLGTWFTEGYQSNKSDQIIAGIIAIFVLAVVIDTLIMAAGRVITPWNRTTRTPRASRIKAAA; translated from the coding sequence ATGCGCTATCTGCTGAACCATCTCGACGACCTGTGGGTGCTGACCGTCGTGCACCTGCGGCTGTCGCTGGTGCCGATCGTGCTCGGGCTGCTGATCGCCGTCCCGTTGGGAGCGGCGGTTCAGCGCACCACCGCGCTGCGGCGGTTGACCACCCTGACCGCGAGCATCATCTTCACCATCCCGTCGCTGGCGCTGTTCGTGGTGCTGCCGCTGATCATCCCGACCCGCATCCTGGATGAGACCAATGTGATTGTGGCGCTGACTCTTTACACCACGGCGCTGTTGGTGCGGGCGGTGCCCGAGGCGCTCGATGCGGTGCCCGAGCAGGTACGTGACGCGGCGACGGCGATCGGTTACCGGCCGCTGGTGCGAATGCTCAAGGTGGAACTTCCGTTGGCCATCCCGGTGTTGGTCGCGGGGTTGCGGGTCGTCGCGGTCACCAACATCTCGATGGTGTCGGTGGGTTCGGTGATCGGTATCGGCGGCCTGGGCACCTGGTTCACCGAGGGCTATCAATCCAACAAGAGTGACCAGATCATCGCCGGGATCATCGCGATCTTTGTGCTGGCCGTCGTCATTGACACCCTGATCATGGCGGCCGGCCGGGTCATCACGCCCTGGAACCGCACGACACGCACGCCCCGAGCGTCCCGCATCAAGGCGGCCGCATGA
- a CDS encoding ABC transporter permease yields MNFLQQALDFIFTAANWAGPAGLTARIVEHMEYTVIAVVASAVIAIPVGLLIGHTGRGTFLVVTGVNALRALPTLGVLLLGVLLWGLGLVPPTVALMLLGIPPLLAGTYAGIANVDPAVVDAARSMGMTERRVLLRVEVPNALPLIVGGLRTATLQIVATATVAAYASLGGLGRYLIDGIKVRQFHIALVGALMVTALALILDAALAFAVWLSVPGSGRLGGRRRIPQPLLGDEVALESRSVGSSGLGYEGRASSHTVDG; encoded by the coding sequence ATGAACTTCCTGCAGCAGGCACTGGACTTCATCTTCACCGCCGCCAACTGGGCCGGGCCGGCCGGCCTGACCGCCCGCATCGTCGAGCACATGGAATACACCGTTATCGCGGTGGTGGCCTCCGCGGTGATCGCGATCCCGGTCGGCCTGCTCATCGGCCACACCGGACGCGGTACCTTCCTGGTCGTCACCGGGGTCAACGCGCTGCGGGCCCTGCCCACGCTCGGCGTGCTGCTGCTCGGGGTGCTGTTGTGGGGGCTGGGCCTGGTGCCGCCGACGGTCGCTCTGATGCTGTTGGGTATCCCGCCGCTGTTGGCCGGGACGTATGCCGGCATCGCGAATGTGGATCCCGCCGTGGTCGACGCGGCCCGGTCGATGGGGATGACCGAGCGGCGGGTGCTGCTGCGGGTCGAGGTGCCCAACGCGCTGCCGTTGATCGTGGGCGGCCTTCGCACCGCGACGCTGCAGATCGTGGCGACGGCGACGGTGGCCGCCTATGCGAGCCTCGGCGGGCTGGGCCGGTATCTGATCGACGGCATCAAGGTGCGTCAGTTCCACATCGCGTTGGTGGGTGCGCTCATGGTCACGGCGCTGGCCCTGATCCTCGATGCTGCGCTGGCGTTCGCCGTGTGGCTGTCGGTGCCCGGTAGTGGCCGGTTGGGAGGTCGGCGCCGGATTCCGCAGCCGTTGCTCGGTGACGAGGTGGCCCTCGAGTCGCGCTCGGTGGGGAGTTCTGGACTCGGCTACGAAGGCCGAGCGTCGTCGCATACGGTAGACGGGTGA
- a CDS encoding putative glycolipid-binding domain-containing protein, whose product MSDQKDGAWPAVLTWRAHDEPRMESARVQLSGNRIKAYGRIVAASTESHPAFSASYDLVTDETGATKRLSLTVTLAERERQLSIARDEENMWLVQDHSQTKRSDFGGALDVDLVFSPFFNALPIRRTGLHQRAESVTLPVVYVRLPDLSVETANISYSSTGPGAGVKLRSPVADTTITVDSEGFILDYPGLAARI is encoded by the coding sequence GTGAGTGACCAGAAGGACGGTGCCTGGCCAGCAGTGTTGACCTGGCGGGCGCACGACGAACCCCGGATGGAGTCGGCTCGGGTTCAACTGTCGGGCAACCGGATCAAGGCCTACGGCCGGATCGTGGCCGCCAGCACCGAGTCTCACCCGGCGTTCTCGGCCTCCTATGACCTGGTCACCGATGAGACCGGCGCCACCAAGCGGTTGTCTCTCACGGTCACGTTGGCCGAGCGGGAACGCCAGCTCTCCATCGCCCGCGATGAGGAGAACATGTGGCTGGTGCAGGATCACAGTCAGACCAAACGCTCGGACTTCGGTGGCGCGCTCGACGTCGACCTCGTGTTCAGCCCGTTCTTCAATGCGCTGCCGATCCGGCGAACCGGCCTGCATCAGCGGGCCGAGTCGGTGACCCTGCCGGTGGTCTACGTCCGGTTGCCGGACCTGTCGGTGGAGACCGCGAACATCAGCTACAGCAGTACCGGGCCCGGTGCCGGGGTCAAGCTGCGCTCACCGGTCGCCGACACCACGATCACGGTGGATTCCGAGGGCTTCATCCTTGATTACCCAGGACTGGCAGCGCGGATCTGA
- a CDS encoding prephenate dehydrogenase has translation MCVVGLGLIGGSLMRAAAGAGREVFGYNRSMEAVAAAKLDGYDATENLDEALRRAADLNALIVLAVPVPALPQMLDHILDAAPRCPLTDVTSVKGAVLAEVQRVGLVQNFVGGHPMAGTAHSGWSAGDAALFTGAAWVVSVDDHVDPQIWSQVAQLALDCHAVVVPARSDEHDAAAATISHLPHLFAETLAVIAGEVPLAFALAAGSFRDGTRVAATAPDLVRAMCEANADQLLPALEHGIELLSRAKEMLAATGSVAGLVETGHAARMRYDSFARPEIITTVVGADNWRAELAAAGRAGGVIRSALPVLGNQG, from the coding sequence GTGTGCGTGGTGGGCCTCGGCCTGATCGGTGGCTCGCTGATGCGCGCCGCCGCCGGGGCCGGCCGCGAGGTCTTCGGCTACAACCGGTCGATGGAGGCCGTCGCGGCCGCAAAGCTCGACGGATACGACGCCACCGAGAACCTCGACGAGGCCCTGCGCCGGGCCGCCGACCTCAATGCGCTGATCGTGCTCGCGGTGCCGGTGCCGGCCCTGCCGCAGATGCTCGACCACATCCTCGACGCCGCACCCCGGTGCCCGTTGACCGATGTCACCAGCGTCAAGGGCGCGGTGCTCGCCGAGGTGCAGCGGGTCGGCCTTGTGCAGAACTTCGTGGGCGGGCATCCGATGGCCGGTACCGCGCACTCCGGCTGGTCTGCGGGGGACGCCGCCCTGTTCACCGGGGCCGCGTGGGTGGTCAGTGTGGACGACCACGTCGACCCCCAGATCTGGTCCCAGGTGGCCCAACTGGCCTTGGACTGCCACGCCGTCGTGGTGCCCGCCCGCTCCGATGAGCACGACGCCGCCGCGGCCACGATCTCGCACCTGCCACACCTGTTCGCCGAGACCCTGGCGGTGATCGCCGGCGAGGTACCGCTCGCCTTCGCCCTGGCCGCCGGATCGTTCCGCGACGGCACCCGGGTGGCGGCCACCGCACCCGACCTGGTGCGGGCGATGTGTGAGGCCAACGCCGACCAACTGCTGCCCGCGCTCGAGCACGGCATCGAACTGCTGAGCCGTGCGAAGGAAATGCTGGCGGCTACGGGGTCGGTGGCCGGTCTGGTCGAGACCGGTCATGCCGCGCGAATGCGCTATGACAGCTTCGCCCGCCCCGAGATCATCACCACGGTGGTGGGCGCGGACAACTGGCGGGCCGAGCTGGCCGCCGCCGGACGAGCCGGCGGGGTGATCAGATCCGCGCTGCCAGTCCTGGGTAATCAAGGATGA
- a CDS encoding tRNA adenosine deaminase-associated protein has product MGAQRAPADLPDGFGVAVVREEGKWRCAPMRSSSLKSLTAAETELRELRSAGAVFGLLDVDDEFFVIVRPAPAGTRLLLSDATAALDYDIAAEALETLDADLEAEDLEDTDPFEEGDLSVLSDIGLHEDVLGVILSETDLYADEQIGRIAREMGFADELSAVLDRLGR; this is encoded by the coding sequence ATGGGAGCACAACGTGCGCCGGCAGACCTGCCCGATGGCTTCGGGGTGGCCGTTGTCCGGGAAGAGGGCAAGTGGCGTTGCGCGCCCATGCGTTCGTCATCGTTGAAGAGTTTGACCGCGGCTGAGACCGAGCTTCGCGAGCTGCGCAGCGCCGGGGCGGTCTTCGGGCTGCTCGATGTGGACGACGAATTTTTCGTGATCGTGCGGCCCGCCCCCGCGGGTACCCGGCTGCTGCTGTCGGACGCCACCGCGGCCCTGGACTACGACATTGCTGCCGAGGCGCTGGAAACTTTGGACGCTGACCTCGAAGCCGAGGACCTTGAGGACACGGACCCGTTCGAGGAGGGCGACCTGTCGGTGCTGTCCGATATCGGTCTGCACGAGGACGTGCTCGGCGTGATCCTGTCGGAGACCGACCTGTATGCCGATGAGCAGATCGGGCGGATCGCCCGTGAGATGGGCTTCGCCGATGAGTTGTCGGCGGTGCTCGACCGGCTCGGTCGGTGA
- a CDS encoding nucleoside deaminase: MSFSDEALIRAALDAARTAGPRDVPIGAVVFAADGTELARAANVREANGDPAGHAEIVAMREAARVLGDGWRLEGTTLAVTVEPCTMCAGALVLARVARVVFGAWEPKTGAVGSLWDVVRDRRLNHRPEVVGGVMADECARLLEEFFAAQR, encoded by the coding sequence GTGAGCTTTTCCGATGAAGCGCTGATCCGCGCTGCGCTCGATGCTGCCCGGACGGCCGGTCCGCGCGACGTGCCGATCGGCGCGGTGGTGTTTGCCGCCGACGGCACCGAGTTGGCCCGCGCCGCCAATGTCCGTGAGGCCAACGGGGACCCGGCCGGTCATGCCGAGATCGTGGCGATGCGCGAGGCGGCCCGGGTACTCGGCGACGGCTGGCGACTGGAAGGCACGACGCTGGCCGTGACCGTGGAGCCATGCACGATGTGCGCGGGCGCGCTGGTGCTGGCCCGGGTGGCGCGGGTGGTTTTCGGGGCGTGGGAGCCCAAGACCGGGGCGGTCGGCTCGCTGTGGGACGTGGTGCGTGATCGCCGGCTCAACCACCGACCCGAGGTGGTCGGAGGAGTTATGGCCGACGAATGCGCGCGTCTGCTGGAGGAGTTCTTCGCGGCCCAACGGTGA
- a CDS encoding nitroreductase/quinone reductase family protein yields the protein MSATLNGIPRVNLEARPLWKRELFWLTGGKLFTTERAAALWRRRIAPLESPLMKATHGRMRLSQGIPVLVLTSTGARSGKQYESPLAYFTDGDDVVLIASNYGREHHPGWYYNLLAHPDCELHIGPRGGRFVAREATGADRDRLYALAADRLNKGWEVYQQRTDGIRTIPVLRLSPDGGA from the coding sequence ATGTCCGCCACGCTCAACGGCATCCCCCGAGTCAATCTGGAAGCTCGGCCGTTGTGGAAACGCGAGCTGTTCTGGTTGACCGGGGGCAAGCTGTTCACCACCGAGCGGGCCGCGGCGCTGTGGCGGCGACGGATTGCCCCGTTGGAGTCTCCGTTGATGAAGGCGACCCACGGGCGGATGCGGTTGAGTCAGGGCATCCCGGTGCTCGTGCTGACCTCGACCGGGGCCCGCAGCGGCAAGCAGTACGAGAGCCCGTTGGCCTATTTCACCGACGGCGACGACGTGGTGTTGATCGCCTCCAACTATGGACGCGAACATCACCCCGGCTGGTACTACAACCTGCTCGCCCATCCCGACTGCGAGCTGCACATCGGGCCACGCGGTGGACGGTTCGTGGCTCGTGAGGCCACCGGGGCAGATCGCGACCGGCTCTACGCACTGGCCGCCGACCGGCTCAACAAGGGCTGGGAGGTGTACCAGCAGCGCACCGACGGGATCCGCACCATCCCGGTGTTGCGGTTGTCGCCGGACGGCGGGGCATAA
- a CDS encoding peroxidase family protein, with product MPKPSLLTHLFLKTTEVIDRRIGWDKLPPILGISVLVGIRDALREHNLFDSYQGRPPQAPPLAPADYLTVRTANGSYNDLSEPSMGMADTRFGRNVPLAEGRAEQLPELMDPNPRLISTKLLQRREFRPATTLNVLAAAWLQFETRDWFSHGSDTNRMIEIPRPPDDDWPEDTIKVPATTADPTAAPGGSTFLNTETHWWDASQIYGSTQDFQNAIRTHRDGKVRIDADGFIDIPPTLIGASGGADGWWLGMELMGTIFMREHNAICDRLTASYPSWDDDQLFNKARLINAALIAKIHTIEWTPAILGHPTLQIGMRANWFGLAGERVKELFGRLSSSDALSGIPGSTADHHTAPYSITEDFVTVYRMHPLVPDDYEFLSLTSSVDTRTMTFSDIHGGANSRGVLKSLGVAECLYSLGVAHPGAVTLHNSPKFMRDFERADEHALDLIATDILRSRERGVPRYNNFRRALRLNPVTSFDQISGGDASTAAAMAEIYGGDIEKVDTMVGMFGEKLPAGFGFSDTAFRIFVLMATRRLKSDRFYTVDFTPRVYTPEGMDWIDHNDMTSVLLRHYPELEPTLRGQRNAFAPWTRI from the coding sequence ATGCCGAAGCCATCGCTTCTCACACACCTGTTCCTCAAGACCACTGAAGTGATCGACCGGCGGATCGGCTGGGACAAGCTGCCACCGATCCTGGGCATCTCGGTACTGGTCGGGATCCGGGACGCCCTGCGCGAGCACAATCTGTTCGACAGCTACCAGGGTCGCCCGCCACAGGCGCCACCGCTGGCCCCTGCCGACTACCTGACCGTCCGGACAGCGAACGGCTCCTACAACGATCTGTCCGAGCCCTCAATGGGCATGGCGGATACCCGATTCGGACGCAATGTACCGTTGGCCGAGGGCCGCGCCGAGCAACTGCCGGAGTTGATGGATCCCAACCCGCGACTCATCAGCACGAAGCTGTTGCAGCGCCGCGAATTCCGACCGGCCACCACACTCAACGTGCTGGCCGCGGCGTGGTTGCAGTTCGAGACCCGCGACTGGTTCAGCCATGGCTCCGACACCAACCGGATGATCGAGATTCCCCGACCGCCCGACGACGACTGGCCCGAGGACACCATCAAGGTCCCGGCCACCACGGCCGATCCCACTGCCGCGCCTGGGGGATCGACTTTCCTGAACACGGAAACCCACTGGTGGGACGCCTCGCAGATCTACGGCAGCACCCAGGACTTCCAGAACGCGATCCGCACCCACCGCGACGGCAAGGTGCGCATCGACGCCGACGGGTTCATCGACATTCCCCCGACCCTGATCGGCGCATCCGGCGGCGCGGACGGCTGGTGGCTGGGCATGGAACTGATGGGCACGATATTCATGCGCGAGCACAACGCGATCTGCGACCGACTGACGGCGTCCTACCCGAGCTGGGACGACGATCAGTTGTTCAACAAGGCGCGGCTGATCAACGCCGCGCTGATCGCCAAGATTCACACCATCGAGTGGACCCCGGCGATCCTCGGGCACCCGACCTTGCAGATCGGCATGCGGGCCAACTGGTTCGGCCTGGCCGGTGAACGGGTCAAGGAGTTGTTCGGTCGGCTGAGCTCCAGCGATGCGCTCAGCGGCATCCCGGGCTCAACCGCCGACCACCACACCGCGCCGTACTCGATCACCGAGGACTTCGTCACGGTGTACCGGATGCACCCGCTCGTTCCCGACGACTACGAATTCCTCAGCCTCACAAGCAGTGTCGACACTCGCACCATGACCTTCAGTGACATCCACGGCGGCGCGAACTCCCGCGGGGTGCTCAAGAGCCTGGGGGTGGCCGAATGCCTGTACTCGCTGGGCGTCGCTCACCCCGGTGCAGTCACCCTGCACAACAGCCCGAAGTTCATGCGGGACTTCGAACGCGCAGACGAACACGCACTCGACCTGATCGCCACCGACATCCTGCGTTCCCGGGAACGGGGAGTCCCGCGCTACAACAACTTCCGCCGTGCACTGCGACTGAATCCGGTGACGAGCTTCGATCAGATCAGCGGCGGCGACGCCTCGACCGCCGCCGCGATGGCCGAGATCTACGGCGGCGACATCGAGAAGGTCGACACCATGGTCGGCATGTTCGGCGAGAAGCTGCCGGCCGGATTCGGGTTCAGCGACACCGCTTTCCGGATCTTCGTGTTGATGGCGACCCGGCGTCTCAAGAGCGACCGGTTCTACACCGTCGACTTCACCCCCCGCGTCTACACCCCCGAAGGCATGGACTGGATCGACCACAACGACATGACCTCGGTGTTGCTGCGTCACTATCCCGAACTCGAGCCGACGCTGCGTGGACAACGCAACGCGTTCGCACCGTGGACGCGGATCTAG
- a CDS encoding WS/DGAT/MGAT family O-acyltransferase, with translation MELMSPTDSMFLIAESREHPFHVGGLALYKPPAGAGPEFVRELYGEMVAHTEIDPVFRKHPATILGGIANVGWTYDDDVDLDYHLRRSGLPAPGRVRDLLELTSRLHGSLLDRHRPLWEAQLIEGLADGRFAVYTKMHHSLIDGVSALKLLMRTLSEDPGDTEVRVPWSLPRHKRPRQGSSLLRTASETLGSVAGLGPSTVKLARSALLEQQLTLPFAAPKTMFNVKIGGARRVAAQSWPLERFQRISRAAGFTVNDVVLAVCAGALRAYLVEQDALPDRPLIAMVPVSLRAEDEADAGGNLVGTVLCNLATDLEDPVDRLKVIGESMRGNKKVFSELPRVQALALSAMMIAPLGLAAVPGFVKATAPPFNLVISNVPGPRHPLYWKGARLDGNYPLSIALDGQAMNITLANNADNLDFGLVGCRRSVPHLQRMLSHLEVALKALEVAAGA, from the coding sequence ATGGAGCTGATGTCGCCGACCGATTCGATGTTTCTGATCGCCGAGTCACGGGAGCACCCGTTCCACGTGGGCGGCCTCGCGCTCTACAAGCCGCCGGCGGGTGCGGGCCCCGAATTCGTGCGCGAGTTGTACGGGGAGATGGTTGCCCACACCGAGATCGATCCGGTGTTCCGAAAGCACCCGGCGACGATTCTGGGTGGCATCGCGAATGTCGGCTGGACCTACGACGACGACGTCGACCTGGACTACCACCTCCGCCGCTCGGGTCTGCCGGCCCCGGGCCGGGTGCGTGATCTGCTGGAGCTGACCTCGCGCCTGCACGGCAGCCTGCTCGACCGGCACCGTCCGCTGTGGGAGGCCCAGCTGATCGAGGGGCTGGCCGATGGGCGGTTCGCGGTGTACACGAAGATGCACCATTCGTTGATCGACGGGGTTTCGGCGCTCAAGCTGTTGATGCGCACGCTGTCGGAGGATCCCGGGGACACCGAGGTGCGGGTGCCGTGGTCGCTGCCGCGACACAAGCGGCCTCGGCAGGGCTCGTCATTGCTGCGGACCGCCTCCGAAACCCTCGGCTCGGTTGCTGGGCTGGGGCCTTCGACGGTCAAGCTGGCCCGTTCGGCGCTGCTCGAACAGCAGCTCACGCTGCCGTTCGCGGCACCCAAGACCATGTTCAACGTCAAGATCGGTGGTGCCCGTCGGGTCGCGGCACAGTCGTGGCCGCTGGAGCGGTTCCAGCGGATCTCGCGGGCGGCCGGGTTCACCGTCAACGATGTGGTGCTCGCGGTCTGCGCCGGAGCGTTGCGCGCCTACCTGGTGGAGCAGGATGCGCTGCCGGACCGGCCGTTGATCGCGATGGTGCCCGTGAGCCTGCGCGCCGAAGACGAGGCGGACGCCGGCGGCAATCTGGTCGGCACGGTGCTGTGCAATTTGGCCACCGATCTGGAAGACCCGGTGGACCGGCTCAAGGTGATCGGTGAGTCGATGCGGGGCAACAAGAAGGTGTTCTCCGAGTTGCCGCGGGTTCAGGCCCTGGCGCTGTCGGCGATGATGATCGCCCCGCTGGGCCTGGCGGCGGTACCCGGGTTCGTCAAGGCCACCGCGCCGCCGTTCAACCTGGTCATATCCAATGTGCCCGGGCCGCGACATCCGTTGTATTGGAAGGGTGCTCGGCTGGACGGCAACTATCCGCTGTCGATCGCGCTGGATGGGCAGGCGATGAACATCACCCTGGCCAACAATGCCGACAACCTGGATTTCGGTCTGGTCGGCTGCCGGCGCAGCGTGCCACACCTGCAGCGGATGCTCAGCCATCTGGAGGTCGCGCTGAAGGCCCTGGAGGTCGCGGCGGGCGCTTGA
- a CDS encoding penicillin-binding transpeptidase domain-containing protein has product MTRRHRPAIVWFLLLGLFLPVAGCSSSPDPADRFAAFADALQRKDAHGAAAQTNDPAAAEPAITSMFNGMGDAASVKVSTEPDDQSGATLKYQWSWGEGHDFGYDTAGTAAKTGEDWLISWAPTLLHRDLQDGLRFQYSTDSDLQTPVLDRTGQPLMTWQTVGVISLDRTHVDSAAPLAALLNRFDATTTAESIGAQFTSNTDDRVTVMKLREDDLVQVRDQLAQIPGVTVAEQGDLLTTDRQLSSPAIGGLTQLWHDRITKAAGWSVYLVDGDGAPAQRLTAQPPAPTDPMRTTMDLRLQLLAQQAVSQETRPAVLVAMSGKTGGILAAAQNTAADPQGAIAFSGLYPPGSTFKTITTAAALEADLATPDSPVACPGRLTIENRTIPNDDDFDLGTVPLASAFSRSCNTSMAALSDKLPADALTETARAFGIGVDFTIPGLTTVTGRVPDADTAAQRVENGIGQGTVTVSPFGLAVAEASLAHGSTVLPSLVDGDKVTADSPSETLPAGVTAALRDMMRKTVTEGTASQLSDIPDLGGKTGTAEFGDNTHSHGWFAGIAGDIAFATLVVGGDSSTPAVKISGDFLRSAG; this is encoded by the coding sequence ATGACTCGAAGGCACCGCCCCGCCATCGTCTGGTTCCTGCTGCTCGGCCTGTTTCTCCCGGTTGCGGGATGCTCGTCGTCCCCGGACCCGGCTGACCGATTCGCCGCCTTCGCCGATGCCCTGCAACGCAAAGACGCTCACGGCGCGGCCGCGCAGACCAACGACCCCGCAGCTGCCGAACCGGCAATCACCTCAATGTTCAACGGCATGGGCGACGCCGCCTCGGTGAAGGTCAGCACCGAGCCCGATGATCAGTCCGGCGCGACACTTAAATATCAGTGGTCCTGGGGTGAAGGCCACGATTTCGGCTATGACACCGCAGGCACCGCAGCCAAGACCGGTGAGGACTGGCTGATCAGCTGGGCGCCGACGCTGTTGCACCGAGATCTGCAGGACGGCTTGCGCTTTCAGTACAGCACCGACAGCGACCTGCAGACCCCGGTGCTCGACCGGACCGGTCAACCGTTGATGACCTGGCAGACCGTGGGCGTCATCTCGCTGGACCGCACCCACGTCGATTCCGCCGCGCCGCTCGCCGCGCTGTTGAACCGCTTCGATGCCACCACGACCGCGGAATCCATCGGCGCGCAGTTCACGTCGAACACCGACGACCGCGTGACAGTGATGAAACTGCGCGAAGACGACCTCGTCCAGGTACGCGACCAACTGGCCCAGATTCCGGGGGTCACCGTGGCCGAGCAGGGTGACCTGCTGACCACCGACCGCCAACTGTCCTCGCCGGCCATCGGCGGGCTCACCCAGCTGTGGCACGACCGGATCACCAAAGCTGCCGGGTGGTCGGTCTATCTGGTTGACGGGGACGGCGCACCCGCGCAGCGGCTCACCGCGCAACCGCCCGCACCGACCGACCCGATGCGCACCACCATGGACCTCCGGCTCCAACTGCTCGCCCAACAGGCCGTCTCCCAGGAGACCCGTCCCGCGGTACTGGTCGCGATGTCCGGCAAGACGGGCGGGATTCTGGCTGCCGCACAGAACACGGCCGCGGATCCCCAAGGCGCCATTGCATTTTCGGGGCTCTACCCGCCGGGGTCGACGTTCAAGACCATCACCACCGCAGCCGCGCTGGAGGCCGACCTGGCCACCCCGGACAGCCCGGTGGCCTGCCCGGGCCGGTTGACGATCGAGAACCGCACCATCCCCAACGACGATGACTTCGACCTGGGGACAGTGCCTTTGGCGTCGGCGTTCTCCCGTTCGTGCAACACCAGCATGGCGGCACTCTCGGACAAGCTCCCCGCCGACGCCCTCACCGAGACGGCCCGCGCGTTCGGCATCGGGGTGGACTTCACCATTCCGGGGCTCACTACAGTCACTGGCCGGGTTCCCGACGCCGACACCGCCGCCCAGCGGGTGGAGAACGGTATCGGCCAGGGCACCGTGACTGTCAGCCCGTTCGGTCTCGCCGTCGCCGAGGCCAGCCTGGCGCACGGCTCGACCGTCCTGCCCAGCCTGGTCGACGGCGACAAGGTGACGGCCGACTCCCCCTCCGAAACGCTTCCAGCCGGTGTCACCGCGGCACTGCGGGACATGATGCGCAAGACCGTCACCGAGGGCACCGCCAGCCAGTTGAGCGATATCCCGGATCTCGGTGGCAAGACCGGTACGGCGGAATTCGGCGATAACACCCACTCGCACGGGTGGTTCGCCGGGATCGCCGGGGACATCGCGTTCGCGACCCTGGTGGTGGGCGGCGACTCCTCGACGCCCGCGGTCAAGATCTCGGGAGACTTCCTGCGGTCCGCCGGCTAG